The stretch of DNA TTGCAGTATTTATATTAGCAAGTAGTTTTATTGCAATGCCGCGTTCTAGCGATTGTAATAAAGCTACTTTTCTAGATTCTATAAAAAACGATTCAGTTCGAGTAGATTCTGTTGCCTATTATTCTTTAAAACTTTATAAGAATAATGTCCATGCTTCTTATTATCACAATAAATTTAATGGACGAAAAACTGCCAGTGGTGAAAAATTCGACAATTCTAAATATACTGCGGCACACCGAAAGTTTAAATTTGGAACCAAATTACTTATTACAAACCCTAAAAATAATAAGTCTGTTGTTGTAACAGTAAACGATAGAGGTCCTTTTGTAAGAGGTCGAGAAATCGATTTGTCCAAAAAAGCCTTCATGGAAATTTCTCACAACACATCAAGAGGTTTTATTGATGTTAATATTGAAGTTATCGAAGAATAATTCTTAAGATTAGCTTGAATTAAATTTAACAAAATATTAAGTTCGGTTTTTACCGAACCAAACGAACCTTTTTTACATTTGCAAGAAATTATAGTTTCCCATGTTAAATAAGGAAAAAGAAAAAGAAAAGGAAGAGGTTATTGAGTTATTTGGAGTTCATTTTGAAAAACATCATAATATGTCTCCATTAGCTGCTAGAATTTTTGCAACAATCATTTTAAATAATAGAGAAAAGGACTTAACTTTTGAAGAACTAGTTAATATTACGGGTGCAAGTAAAAGTTCCGTTTCTACAAATATTAATTTATTACTTGACACTAATAAAATAACTTATTACACAGTTTGTGGTGAGAGAAAAAAGTTTTTTAAACCGGCAAGTTTATCCGAACGCATCAAAAACCATCTACAAATAGTAAAATCTGAACAAAATATAATAAAAAGAATTAAAGCTTATGAAACAAAATATAATTTAAAAGCACTTGATGAAAAAGATCAAAAAGTTGTGGAATTATACCGTGAATATGTTAATGATTTTGAAAACCTAATAAACGATTTAATACTTAAAATAGAAGATTTAGAAACTAAATAACGAACCAAAATTGCTATGAAAAAGAGATTTTTAACAGTTGTTTTTGCCTCAGTGGTATTGTTTTCTTGTAAAAACGATCAGCAACAAACAGCGAAACCTGTGGGAAGTTATAAGGTAGTGCCTCTTGAGAAAACGAGTACTACTTTACTTGCCGAATATCCAACCACTTTGGAAGGGGTTGTCGATATTGAAATTCGTCCAAAAGTCGACGGCTATATTGAAAAAATATTTGTTGATGAAGGACAAGAGGTTAAAAAAGGACAAGTTTTATTCAAATTAGAAACGCAAACTGCAACTCAAGACGCTGCTGCTGCAAAAGCTCGTGTAGATGCCGCTCAAGTTGAAGTGACTAGGTTGATTCCTTTAGTTGAAAGAAACATTATAAGCGATGTACAGTTACAAACTGCTAAAGCAAATTTAGCGAGTGCTAAAAGTACTTATCAAAGTATAATTGCCCAAATTAATTACGCTACTATTACAAGTCCAGTAAACGGAATTATAGGAACAATCCCTTATCGTTTAGGAAGCTATGTAAATAGCCAAACTGCACAGCCACTAACAAGAGTGTCAGATATTTCAACAATGTATGCTTATTTTTCTTTAAACGAAAAAGATCAATTAGATTTATTAATGAGTGCTGAAGGAAAATCTTTCAAAGATAAAATTGCTCAAATGCCTGCTGTAAATTTAGTTTTAAGTAATGAAAAGGTTTACAATCAAACAGGTAAGATAGAAACATTTAGTGGTCAAGCAAATACACAAACGGGTTCGTTTAATGTAAGAGCAAGTTTTCCTAATTCAGAAAAGATATTACGCTCTGGAAATACAGGAATGGTACAAATACCAACAAATTTAAAAGATGTAATTGTTATCCCTCAAAAAGCGACTATGGAAATGCAAGATAAACGTTTAGCATTTGTAGTGGATAAAGAAAATAAAGTAAAAGCGGTGCCAATTAAAGTTCGTGAAGTTCCAGGAGGTTCTTTTTATGTTGTAGATGAAGGTTTAGCAATTAATGATCAATTAATCATTGAAGGGGTAGGTATTTTAACGGAAGGAACAGAAATTAAGCCAGTTCCCACTAAATATGAGGAAATCTTAAATCCCAAAAAATAATATATAATAAACTAATCAACTAAGATATGTTTTCAAAATTTATTGACAGACCTGTATTGTCAACAGTGGTTTCTATTATCATTGTGATATTGGGTGTTTTGGGATTAATGGCTTTGCCCGTATCTCAATATCCTGAAATTGCACCGCCAACGGTTACGGTTTCTGCAAATTATCAAGGTGCAAGTGCCGAAGTTGTAATGAACTCGGTTGTAATACCATTAGAGGAGCAAATAAACGGAGTTGAAGATATGATGTATATGACTTCTACAGCAAGTAATGATGGTTCGGCATCTATAAATATTTACTTTAAATTAGGTACAAACCCCGATTTAGCAGCTGTAAATGTTCAAAATCGTGTTTCTCGAGCGACTTCTTTATTACCACAAGAGGTAACAAGAGCAGGTGTAACAACTATGAAAAGACAAAGTGATAATATTTTAATATTCTCTTTGTATAGTGAAAATCCTGAATATGACATGACGTTCTTACAAAACTATGCGAATATCAACATCTTACCTAAAATTAAAAGGGTTCCAGGTGTTGGGGAAGCAATGGTTTTCGGACAAAAAGATTATTCATTACGTATTTGGTTAAAACCTGATATTATGGCGTCTTACGGATTAGTTCCTTCAGATGTTATGTCTGTTTTATCAGAACAAAATATTGAAGCTGCACCTGGTCAGTTAGGTGAAAGTGCCAATCAAACTTTTCAATATACTTTAAAATATAAAGGACGATTACAAAGTACACAAGAGTTTGAAGAAATAGTTATTCGTTCTACTCAAAATGGAGAAGTTTTACGATTAAAAGACGTTGCTCGTATCGAATTAGGAGCTGTTAATTATGAGAGTAATACTTTAATGAATGGAAACCAATCTATTGCAGTTGCAATTGCACAAACTGCAGGATCAAATGCTCAAGAAGTAATTGAATGTTCCTTAAAAGTATTAGAAGAATCTTCAGTAAATTTCCCCTCAGGAGTAAATTATACTTCATTAGTTAATGCTAATGATTTCTTAGACGAATCAATTTCAAAAGTAATTCATACACTATTTGAAGCTTTCATATTAGTATTTATTGTTGTTTTTGTTTTCTTACAAGATTGGCGTTCAACATTAATTCCGGCTATTTCAGTACCTGTAGCAATTGTAGGGACTTTTTTCTTCCTTAACCTTTTCGGATTCACAATAAATATGCTGACGCTTTTTGCTTTAGTATTAGCGGTTGGTATTGTTGTGGATGATGCTATTGTAGTTGTAGAAGCCGTTCATGCTAAAATGGAGGCTGGTGAACATAATCCTAAAAAGGCTGCGCATAGCGCCATGAATGAAATCAGTGGAGCTATTATATCAATTACGTTGGTAATGTCGGCAGTATTTATTCCAGTTTCATTTATTAGCGGTTCAGCCG from Flavobacterium haoranii encodes:
- a CDS encoding septal ring lytic transglycosylase RlpA family protein, translating into MKKIKRILGYLIAVFILASSFIAMPRSSDCNKATFLDSIKNDSVRVDSVAYYSLKLYKNNVHASYYHNKFNGRKTASGEKFDNSKYTAAHRKFKFGTKLLITNPKNNKSVVVTVNDRGPFVRGREIDLSKKAFMEISHNTSRGFIDVNIEVIEE
- a CDS encoding GbsR/MarR family transcriptional regulator, translating into MLNKEKEKEKEEVIELFGVHFEKHHNMSPLAARIFATIILNNREKDLTFEELVNITGASKSSVSTNINLLLDTNKITYYTVCGERKKFFKPASLSERIKNHLQIVKSEQNIIKRIKAYETKYNLKALDEKDQKVVELYREYVNDFENLINDLILKIEDLETK
- a CDS encoding efflux RND transporter periplasmic adaptor subunit; this translates as MKKRFLTVVFASVVLFSCKNDQQQTAKPVGSYKVVPLEKTSTTLLAEYPTTLEGVVDIEIRPKVDGYIEKIFVDEGQEVKKGQVLFKLETQTATQDAAAAKARVDAAQVEVTRLIPLVERNIISDVQLQTAKANLASAKSTYQSIIAQINYATITSPVNGIIGTIPYRLGSYVNSQTAQPLTRVSDISTMYAYFSLNEKDQLDLLMSAEGKSFKDKIAQMPAVNLVLSNEKVYNQTGKIETFSGQANTQTGSFNVRASFPNSEKILRSGNTGMVQIPTNLKDVIVIPQKATMEMQDKRLAFVVDKENKVKAVPIKVREVPGGSFYVVDEGLAINDQLIIEGVGILTEGTEIKPVPTKYEEILNPKK